In Phoenix dactylifera cultivar Barhee BC4 chromosome 1, palm_55x_up_171113_PBpolish2nd_filt_p, whole genome shotgun sequence, the genomic stretch GAACTTGCCACATGATATTAAATATTGAGGACATTCTGGATTGGATATCTCACTTAGGCTTGATTTTTCAGCCCGACAGGTGAGATTGGGCTAGAAATTTAAACTCGTCCTTTAAAAAGGTCGGGCCTGGGTTTGCATCGACCCAGCCCCAAACCAGCCAGGGCTCGATTATTTACACTAATAAATTTCCTCATTGGGGAAATTTGTATAACGGGAAAGCATTGGAGAGTCACAAAGCTCTGGTTTGCCTACTGAGTCTTGCCAGGCCCAGCTCTGGTTCTCCTATACAGTCTCTATTCTGCCTGTAAATAATCtcttttattaataaatttaGAGGGAAGCACTAGGGGCAATCCAGCTCGACTCCATTCTAAATACTTGGGTTCGAAATGAGGTTCAAAATCGATCGAGCCTTCATATCCGAACTCGAGCTCAATtcgatgaaaaaagaaaaaaatactcaAGATCGACTCAATAAGACTCGAATATCAGCCCAGATATACTTGAACACGAGTTCGAGCTTAGATTCGAATCTCGGTCATAATTTACAACTAtagtaaaaaaaaacataatattatattttaaaatattaattaataatatatattataaataaaataataatattatatatatatatatatatatatatatatatatatatatatatatatatatatatatatatatatatatatatatatatatatatatatatatatatatatatatatatatatatatatatatatgattagaCTTGCCGGTCTTTGAGTTGAGTATTTTGCAGTTCGAGCTTAACTTCAAAAACTGTTCGGGCTACTCGAGTCCAACTCAGATAACTTAGATAGCTGCTCAGCTCATTTGCATCCACAGGAGCACGATGCTTccgcaacaaaaaaaaaaaataataatgaagaaGAACTTCCCAAGCCATTTACTaatgatgaatctttctatgaACGGCCATCCATTGACTAAACATGAATCTTGATCCATATCAACCAATTTAACTGAATAAACGGCCGCTGCCAGCAAAATTCTGACATCCCAAATCCGCATTGGGAACTACCCAATCCATTTGCTTCCTCGATGCCTCCTCCCTTCTTCGCCTTTGCCGCTTctcttccctccccttctctcctCCCGCCCGATCACCGCCGGTCCCTCCGGACCATCAAAACCCTCGTGGAGTCCACCGCCGGGAGCCGCCCGGCCTCCGCCCTCCCACCTCCGATCGAATCCCTCCGCCGCggcaattgggtcaagctcatcTGCGGCGCCAGCTTCGAGGTAAACCCACTTCAAAGATCCAATCTTTCTCCCCCTAAAaaaaccctagaaaccctaTTGAAGATTCTCCTTTCTTGGCTTCTTCTTACCCCTTTCCATCCATAGGATGCAGTCGATGTAAGGAATTTATCCCTCGTCTTCACTCTTGCTGGAGGTAATCTCACAAAACCCTAGCAAAACTTTGTATTTTGATTTGTTTATGGATTTGGTTTGGTCATATTTGAAGAAAGGAGGTGGTTTGATTGGCGGTGGGGATTTTGCAGTGGATTGTATCGATTGTGCTGCCGATGCATCGGTGGTGAATGCAGTGAACGAGGGGATTGATGCTGCAATGTCGATTGCTGCAGTACAGAGGCCGTGGGTGATGATTAGTGTCAATGATGACAAAGAAGACCTTCATTTCCGCAAAGCTGGTGAATTGCGAAGTCTTTTGATGCTTAATCCTAGTTTTCCTTTTATCTGTCCTGGATTTCATCCCGAAACCCCCTCCCCCTTTTAGCTATCTTTATTTCAATATTATGTTCCAGTGACATATTTAGATATTGTTTGATATTTAGGGAGTGAAGCTGCAATTTTTTATGGCAAATTCTGATGCCTCCATGGGTTATtgaatttctgaaaaaaatagaATCTAATGAGCAGATGCTATCTGATTGTAGGAAGAGATAATTTTGtccaaacattttatgaatttttttctCCTCCTGTGCTAAATGATACTCCTCTgagaatataaataaataatcattCTTTACCTCCACTAGAGGGATCCATTATGCCCTCCATGGTCTATATCATCTTTTCATCTTCAACATCTTCTCTCCTGGTTCTGTCTATCACTCGTGTTTACTATTGCACTAACACTCAAACTTTAAGTAAAATAAATCAATTGCATTTGAGGAGACAAAATTCGTTGTAGACACACTTTTTTATGTCTTATCTAGCTTATTAATTCTGATTCTCCTAAAACGAGTGATGTTCGAGCATATATGGTTTACAAAGGAGGTCCAATAATTTTAGGTCGGTGTTTAGTTGCTATTAGGTGGACTTATTGAGTCGTGGGTGGGGAAACCTTGTTTGAGGAATTATTTGTTTGATTTAGTGATCTTTTTACGTTAATTGTGGAAGGATGTTTACATCCATGAATTATCAGATAATAtcataaaattttctttctttttctttttctccctttcagTAATATCGAAAATCAGGGCAGAGGACTAGCCCCTATTTCATATTGTGTTGAATTTCTTAAGCATTGAGCATTCCACCTTGATGCTTTCACTTGATCAAAGCATGGATTTGCCTAGATCAACCTCTTGAATCTTCACCTTAGACCTGAGTTTACTCTTAGATAATCTATTGATCTTAGTTGACTGTTCGAGTTTTATGGAGTCTTTTAACAATATCAGAAATGCACTAATAACACATAGTTTATCTTgttaattgtttggcttataagGAGTCAGTTTTTGAGTTGGATGATATAGAGATTGTGAACAGAAATGGTTGCTAAGGTTGTCTTGAGTCCATATTTTCCATTGTCAGTtgttcactatcatcccattAGTTTCTTGTCTCTCCTTTCCTAtgttccatctatttttatttctctaacatcaactttctttcttgttcttctttcctTTGTGCATATTTTACCCCAATTTTCTCAAATATGCTATATAATAATCTATGCTTAATTATAACCATGAGatattgaaaaaataaattacatattCTAAGCCTCAAGTTTTCGCTCGTCCAGAGTTTGACCCTGGGGATTGCCCACCTGATTGTGAAAGACCATGTGAAGTGGTTTGCCCTGCTAATGCAATATCATTGAAGAGGGTGACAGTTGGAAATGAACTTGCAGGCAATGCTTATGCATCGGGTAAATTTCAGGTGTTGATATTTTGTGTCTTCGTTGCAATTTTTATCATTCTCCTTCTGCTATTGCTTTTTAGCTGACTTACGCCTTGTGCAGGGTGGAGTGATAACAGAACGCTGCTATGGGTGTGGGCGATGCTTTTCAGTTTGCCCCTATGACAAAATAAGTGGGTAGAGCCTATTTAGTCCTTTGTTTCCTTCAGAGACAATATTTCCTGGATGCTTATGCTTGATGCTATAGGACATACAAAGCATTTGTTAGATGTCTTGATAGAAAGATTGTTGCTTTCCTTCTGACATTTTGACTAAGTTCCATTTATGTActctattattattgttattgctATTGTTATTGTTATAtcttttcttttgacatattgCTATTTCTTTCTCATACCTCATAAAAagtataaatttatttaaataattcCAGGAGCTATGACATATGTTAGGGATCCTACTACTACTACTGAGCTTCTGAAGAGAAATGATGTGGATGCTATAGAGATACACACTAGCGGAAGGTAAAATTTTAGTCattattttctcattttttaaaGAAGCCTTAAGAGggaatttgattatttttatcttGTTTTATTACCATTTTGATTATGTGTTCTAActaatttgatatttaaaacttttatagGTGCACTGATTTGTTCAATGAGCTTTGGAATAGATTGGTTGATTCAATTGACCATGTGAAGTTAGTAGCAGTAAGTTACTGCCTTAGTTTAATGAGTAATAATTTATTTCTGGCAATGTATTCCAATTTGCCAAAAGGTAAGATGCAAATACAGTTTCTTTGAAATAAAAATTGCGACCATGGTCGGCCATGAGTCCCCACCTTGCAGCAATGCAATCACAAAAATGTTTTACTTGATAATTCCTTAAGCCATAGCAATACTACAGATCTAATTCATATTGATACTACAGCACTGCAATCCATAGTAATACAACTTCATTTCAAACTACAATCAAGACTTTTTATGCTTTATATGATCCAAGATTCTAACAAAATGCTAATTGGACAGGAACATTCTGTGAAAGAATTCTGGAATTTATAACCgtaaatttttaaaagttttaagggTCGTGGTAAACTTGTTCATGCAAAACTTAGGAGGAAATTAGATGATCCATTTGATAGGACCCCTCAGCTTTACACCCTATGTCCCTATTTCAAATCCTAAACGTGTAGTATGATCTTACACATGATAAAAAGAGAACGGGAAGTAAATAGTAAGTCTTAATTGACAAGTTGTAAATGGATCCTAACTTCATAGATTAAGTGTAAAACATGATACCATGAGTGCAATGTGGCTGCTAGAGCATGGAGAGGTGTTATTACTTTCATTTTCAAGCATTTTTGAGTAGAAACTAAGTGGTAAAACCTATACGTGCCCATTTTTTGCTTGAGTTTATGCAATCATATTGGATAAAAAAACTTATTTTGTGGACACTTTTCTTAGCTTCTTCCCTTATGTGATGCCGTGCCATTCAAGCCCTGTAAGTGCAAATGCTGTAGATTGGTCGACAGTTCTTGGTGCTTATTTCAAGTTCAATTGTGCGAAAATTAGACAGCCAGGTGTCTCAACTTTGTACTGCAGAAAGTGTGCAAATGGTGCTGACTACCTTATTTATCCTTTCCTTTGATCTACTTTCCTTTCATCATTGCTCTTGCTTGTTTTAGCTACCCTTCCACATCACTTAAAATTGTATGGAAACAGCACGAACCACGATGCGTTGTACCATAGTAATCTCTCATTTCTTTGATTCATTGTATTTTGCTTATGCTCAGTTTGTCCTTTGTATCAACAATGCATTCTTCTCTTTGTATACTGTCAAAAGGCTTTTAGTGGCTTGTGGATGAGGGAATCTGGAAGAAAATACTGCAGAGGTCCAATTGGGTGATGAAGAAAGCCCTTTTGTAGAAACCCCTGCATAAGCAAGAAGCAGGgcaaatttcttttctttttttctgaaaacaTCATACTTCTTCCATTTCCTTGTCTTCTTTATATGGCATTTTATATGTAATTTGGGTTTTATCTCTTAATTTTCAGTTGTGATGCTTGAACAATACTCTCATAAGTTCTAGTTCAAGTTATTAAGTGAATATGGATTCACAATTTATCTGGATGATTAGATTGTTCCATTTGAATCCTCTTTTAGGGCTGAGCCTGAACTCGATGTTAAAGAACAGATAGTGAAATTTATTCAAATGGGAAAGAAAATCACTTGACTTTTTCTGTATTTATTATGAACATACCCGGTATAATATTATAAACTTTCATTTTGCAGGTTAGCTTGCCTGATGCAGGTGAATCAACTGTTGCTGTGATGAAAATGATATACTCAATAATGGAGTCTCATCTTCAGTGCTACAATTTATGGCAGGTCAGATCTTTGATAGCAAAATTGAATTCGATAATATTTATCAGTATTATTGATAACACATTTGGAAATATCTTCAATACTGTTAATACTTACCTCCAATGCAGAAGATTCTAATCAGATATATCAAAAGTTTAGGACTGGAGAAGTTAAGAGATGTTGAAATTGAAGATTTCTTTGCTGTCTATTAAGAAAAAAACACAAATGGCTTTAGAAGTTCTTATCATGGCACATAATCTTTGCCTCAAACTTTAGAGTAAGATTGTACTTCTAGTTTGCTTTAGGCAATTTTAATTAGAAAAGAATGAATGGAATTACTGCCATATCCCTCATTTTCTTTCCTGTTTGGAAAAATAAAGGCATTTTCTTGGAAAAACTCTTTGTCTAGTTGAGGAGAACTGCTCTTCCCCATGGTAGTAAGGATGCAAACTAATTCGTCTCCTTGATATCTAACCCAAACCCAGACCCAGAAAGAACTGATCCAACCCAACCATAATGGGTCAGGTTGGTTCTAAATCTGGACTCCACTTATATATAGGGTTGCAattggacttttttttttttggacctgACACCAACACAATCCAATGTGGAATAATATGTGGACTAGAATGGGTAGGTAACTCCTTGATCCACCTGGATCCAACAATACCCAACCGAACCCATATAGGTAAATAACTGTATAGATAGACATATATTTAATCAATTTACATCAATGACTGATTTTGAGCTAACTAGAAAGCAAAAGGGTCTAGTGAAATTTCCTAATACTTATAGGGCAAATATATTATCATTTTAGTACCTAAATAACCATACCTAACTAATTTCTGTTGGTATCTTGAAGCTTTTTACCCCAGAATATACCCCAACCCTGAACCCAGCCCGAATGAAACCCCTAAAATATGTGGTTGGATTTGGATCTAGACTGGTCCAAGTGAACCCATTTTCTGCATTGGATCATAAAAATAACTGTTAGAATGGGCTGGGCTGGATATAGTTTTGGACCCAGATTAAAATGGGATTGGATCTAGATGAAGCAAATCATGGACCCAACTTACCAACATGCAGTGGTACAAGGTGGTATGAGAggtgaagagagaaaagaaaaggaagcctaGAAACAGAAGAAATGAAGTAAAACGATTGGAGATTAAAAGAAAGgtagtttttttaaaaatatttgcaagATAGATGTCATTTA encodes the following:
- the LOC103721027 gene encoding uncharacterized protein LOC103721027, encoding MPPPFFAFAASLPSPSLLPPDHRRSLRTIKTLVESTAGSRPASALPPPIESLRRGNWVKLICGASFEDAVDVRNLSLVFTLAGVDCIDCAADASVVNAVNEGIDAAMSIAAVQRPWVMISVNDDKEDLHFRKAEFDPGDCPPDCERPCEVVCPANAISLKRVTVGNELAGNAYASGKFQGGVITERCYGCGRCFSVCPYDKIRAMTYVRDPTTTTELLKRNDVDAIEIHTSGRCTDLFNELWNRLVDSIDHVKLVAVSLPDAGESTVAVMKMIYSIMESHLQCYNLWQLDGRPMSGDIGGGATREAIAFAVHLASTLDKPHGFYQLAGGTNSHTINHLKKMGLFQTTAISGHSSDISGAAQSTGSEQALIGGIAYGGYARKIVGRVLHKMPTQHGHAKIEDYPEHFLEALQEALTLVGPVKCYSMPFVLPEQMISM